The Eremothecium cymbalariae DBVPG#7215 chromosome 1, complete sequence DNA segment AGACTTAGCCTTCTCCTGGTTCCCATTTTTATCATGACTAGGCTTCGCCTCCCGTTCATTCAGCTGCTGGAGTGACTCCAAAATAGCCCTCCTTAGCtgttcatcatcatgaTCTAAATGTTCTCTTTCATCAGCTTCTAACCCTAGCATTTGTTGACTGTGGGCATCGTACGAATCATTTGCATCCTGGTCCGCCTGAAGAATCTCTTGCTGCAGAATTTTCGCCCAATGTTCTTCCTCATTATGATTTCCCGCCAACTGGTCTCCATCACCATCTGGTTCACCCCCTTCAGCATCATGTTCCATCCTTCCGATGGCCTGAGCAACTACTGCCGCTAAGTCATCATCTCCAAAATGAGTGGTTTCTGGCAAATCAGGAATCTTCATTCTATGACCATCATCATTACCCTTATCAGCCTGCTCACTGCCACTAACTTCCTTCGATTTCTCCTCTAAATCCGATACCTCCCCATCTTCTACCGAAGCTGCAAGTAAGCTACCAACTAGCTCGTGAAAATTTAATTCCTCCTCCTGATCTTGGGACATCCTTACAATACACACTTTATCACCGACCAGATACCTTCCTCAAAACTGCCAAAACCAATCTTTATAACTATCTTCGCAACGAAAAATGAGATGAGTCGTGTGTGTAGTAGTAAAGGACTTTCCTTTATTTACTGGAACCGATAATTATGAACTAGCAAAAATCAACTATCATAATATACGCattaaatttctttttattcattGCAACATCGTATATGATGATTTATAATTTGATTGCTGAAATAACATTAGCCTGCGTATCGGAGATGAGCTCAGCATTAAAATAGATATAATAGATCGAATGAAAAGTAGTGAACAGTATTAGAAAAGATAGTTTTGAAGGTTGAGATTTGATATCAACGACGATGTCACAATAGATAAAAAAGTACATACAATATACTATTTAATCCTGGCATTACAATACAAAAAAAGGTTCTTCTCCTCAAGGAGTAACTAGTAAGATCAGAAAACCCAAAATAAAGCAAAAGGAATATTTTGTAGAGAACGAATTAGAAATCTTTATTTCAGGGCTCAGAAACGTTTTATTGTGCTTTAAAGTTATGGTGACGGGGGGAATCTTCAAGAGTTCTAACAAACATGCGGTAAAAACAACGGAGGAGGGGTGGGGAACAAATTGTTAAGAAAAGaagtaaaagaaaataataatgaaaagaaaaacgaGAAAGTGCTGGTATTATAGACTGGAGTCAAAGTTATAATTGTAGAATTTTAGGTATTGTTGGGTTTCTCTTAGTTGCCGTTCTCCTAGCTTTACTGGATCCATCTGGTTGTTCAAGATAACGTTTATTTGTGGTTCCTCTTCAAATCTATAAGTTGGAGCGGTGGTAGATGGCTCTACCATGGGTATCGTAAAGGCCATTTGCTCGACGTCCAAGGGAACTGAGTATGGGTCGTTTAGATTGAGAGGGTTAGAAGTGATTAATGGATATAAGAGTTTGTTCATGTCGTTTCCTGTCGATTGATTGCACTCGTGAGAGGATAAGGAAGAAGCAGATCTGACGGGTTCCAACCCTGCGTCGTCAGCTGGTGAAGGGTTTAAGGAAAGACATATCTCATCTAATGGCGCTTCATCAGGGGTAGTGAATGAGTAGTTTGCCATAACATTTTGATTAGGTATAGAGTGAATATTCTGGTGCTGCATCTGTGCGTTGAGTACATGATTGGGCGCAGTAGATGTAGTTGATACTCTGTTCATAGAAATAAATGATGCCGCACTAGAAGGTGCCTGGGCTATCATATAAGGGTTTACTTCAAACTTCCTGCGTCTTTGGCGTTTCACAGCCTTCTTGGTCTTCGGCTCCCCCTTGAAATTAGTCGAATTCAACATAATCCTATTATCGCTTAACTTAGTCAATGCTGGTTGCCCGCTGCTGTTCGTTTCATTAACAACAATCTGCATTGCTTCAATTGCTTCTTTATTCAGTAAAACCTTTGGTTCCACAACACTCTGTTGAGTAGTAATGAACCGCGAACGACCCGTAGAAGTCTTGatcattttcaactttCCCGCTTTCCTTGCACTTTTAGCTGGCAAAACTGTGCCCTCAGGCAAGCCAGTACAGTAACCGCTTTCGATGTGTTTTTCAATCCACTTCGAAGTATTTTCAAACCACTTCCCACAGTGTGCACAATGACCTGGAGACCTGTTGCGATCTTGGGTCTTCACACCCTCTGGATAAATAAAATGCCTGGACCTTAAATGTGTCTTGTACGTATCTCTTCTTGAAAAGCCTCCAGTAGTGTGGCAACGAGTTTCTGGAGGCGAGCAGCCATTGAAAAATGGACAGTGGTAAGCTTTCTCAACTGCGTGCTTCTTTATATGACGCGTCAAATAGCCCCGGATGCGGAACTCTGCATCGCAGTAGTGACAGACATACTTTTCCTTACCACCCTCTCCATCCTCTCCCCTAGGAACCGCAGTAGAACTACTACTCCTTGGCGATAACGGCTCCTCAAGCTTCTCGTGTTGCATCCTGGCATCAAGCTGGGCCCCTGTGTTTAATTTCCACTCCATATTCCCATCAGGCGTTCTGTTCATAGAAATAGGACTCTGCAAACTACTAAAATCGATCGAGCACGGAATTACAGAACTCTTGAGACCGAGAGTTTGATCCACATTGTGCTTCGCCGGAAACAGTAACAACTCACCCCTCCTTCCGACGCCATTAACTCCatctttcaacttcaaactcCTGCTCTTCTCAATCCCATAGCCCACATCACTGCAAACTTTCGTCCCTTTCTCCACTACTGAACCCCCACTAGCCACTTGCACTGCAAGAGATTTGAACCACGACACCACCGTACGAGACACACGTCTAATAACAGACTCCTCCGTGTCTAACAACTTCCCGGACGACATCTTGCTGTCGCTAGTCCTTGTTCTAAatctaaaaaaattcctgcCACTAATACCAAATCGACTACACCTCGACAGTCTTCAGATAATATACTCACTATATTACGCCAATATCCTAAACTCTTGCTGGTTATCTCCCTCCTACCGTTAAATCCTTGCACTGGTCCACTTGCTAAACTCctatatgttttttgtcaaTTTTAAACTATTAATTAATGCTCGTCCTGAGTCTTGCTTCCTCCAGGTGATTAATACTACGGAAAGAAACTATCAAAtgttcaaaaaaaagaaatgaaaCTCTTTCAATTGGAAACAAAATTCGATAAGACCGGGTAATGAGAGACGTAAGTGAGTATGTGGTCACGTGGTTGAGATGGGCGTCAATTCCCTCGAGAGAACAATGGGGAAATACAGTTGGTCTTGGCTGTCAGTATGGGTGTGGTGAAGCAGTAATAAGGAGATAGATAAAGAAGTGGATAGATAAAACTGtagaaaagttaaaaaaagattcaaaTAGTTAATACATGATGAGTTTTCATCTTCCctcttttatttttttactGCTATACTATTGTTTTTAGGATAAGTGAGATTCAGAGCTCTCAGAGCTTATACTGATGTCTATAGTTTGCAACTCACATGTTATGTCGAGGTCGTTTTCTAGCGGATGGTAATTTTTGCTGGGTTCTGAATTTTGGGTATATCTGTAGTAGTTATAGTAGCAGACATTGAGCAGGATGACGATCATACCAATCCAGTTGTAGAAGCCGAGAGTTTCTTTTAGAATGAGCATACTTATTAGGATAGTTAGTAATTCTTTAACGACACCAGCTATGCTGAGGGTTAGCACAGGGGCAGTTTGGAGTATGGCGAATTCACAGAGTGTCATCGCGAAAACGGCAATTCCTGGGGATACTAGCATAACTATACCTCTGGAAATGGCAGAAACTGTACCATGGCCCTCCCAGCGGACTAGGCTTGTTTCGAGAATGGTAGAAAAAGGTTGTTCGATGATGAGAGCAGtaacaaaaagaacagCTCCCATTATAGGAGCTAATTGGGAGATAGTGTGCACaggattcttttttttcaggtCATGGATAGCAGTTGtaggagaagaagatatatcaGCAGAACCGCTTGCATGGTGCAAGGTCAATTGCGTATATACCCATCTCAACCCACTTAAGCAACTGCTTGCAAGGACGAGAAAGAATCCCAGCAGTTCTTCATCCGTGCGGTGCTCTTTGCTTTCGGTCTCGGGCTTGTAAACCATTAATACAACGCCAGAAAACATAAAGAGGACAACAAGAGCTAACTTGGGGTGAAACTTTTCTAACCTGCTGATACATCCGAATAAAAGCACAAAGGCTATGCTTGAAGATTTCACAATGGTATGGATAGTGAGTGGAATGAATTTGAACGATGCATTGCCGAATCCAATATCGCCTGCAGATGCAAGTGCTGTTGGGACGATATATTTTACATGAAACCGCCAATTCCTAGGTGCCTCTGTGTTCAGCTGTTTCTTTGCCCTCAAATAGATGTATGAAATGAACCATAGCACAACCTGATGTAACGAAGTAATAAATATAGGATAGGGAATACTGTGCCCTCGGTGCGAATCAAACATCCATTTATTATAGACCAAAAGTGTaatggaaaatatataccAGCCAAAGACTAGTACTGGCAACGGCATCATGACAACTCTGAAGCACGACTTGTTAATTAAAAGTACTGGTTCGAGACCTTTCCCTCCTTAATCAATCAGCGCTTCTGCACAACAATCGAATGATTAGTTGTTTCATCTGCATCTTCTTCCGCAGTTATTTTTTTAGTGCTAAGTTTCGCTATCGCCCTTTACTAACAACGGAAGAACCTCAGTTGTAAAGGAACAAAATCTATAGCAGCCTTCCCAATGGAAACGCCAAAACTCTGCACTCTTATGTAGGACTCACTAGAAACATTCCAGCTTCATCATATCACGAATGTACTCATTTCCCGTTTCAGCAACGGCCTACTCTCGCTACCTACCAATTGACACTATCACTGTCACAATCTTTTGCCGCGTTAATCATCCTTCCattcctttaaaaaaaacactGAAACTCAAAAAGTGTATCAAAATATACTTTAggtatacatatatatacagatTATTTACAGTTATTTTAGAATGCCATCTCGAAACCCCCAACATCTATCTAGACAAATTCAGTTTTTGTCTTTGAACTCATAATGCCAGATTTTATTTGGAGGATACTCCGTAGGAACCCTCAGCTCAAGAGGAAACCTCTTCCCCACCTCTTTCGCATTGGCTGCTTCAAACAAAGAACCATCTACTTgcttcaataaattcataGCTGTCTGCATACTTTCATATTGTAGTCTCATCTGCGCTTGACGCTCCTCACGCAGGTTTTTCTGGTACTGCGACCAACACGTCTGGATTGTCTGATGTTTAATAAGATCCTCATTACACAACTTTAAAAGCTTGGGCTGCTTCCTACTAGCTGACAGAACAGAAAGCTGAGTAACAGCCCTCTGAACCTGAGGCGAAAGAGAACTTTTAGATTTCGTTCTTTTACCTCTGACAAACACCCTTGTAGGCGACGAAAGAACACTACCGTTCACACCACCACTCAGACCACATCCTTGCAACCGCATAACAACTTGAGATAATAACGCAAAACTTCCTGCTTGCTTGATTCTAAACAACCCTCTTTGCAGTCAAACCAAACACTCACCCGTGTTCTGAATCCCCATCCAAATTCAAACCCTacattaataataacctAGCCCatgttaaaaattttcagttttaattctttttccGTAGTAAAAGGCTGTGTAGTCAACGTACATTTTTGTCGACTATATTCGCAATCCATTTCACGTGACCCCCCGAGGAATAGCAGAAGAAACGGTGATAACGTAACCACGGCGTCCAGACTAATTCTAcctaaaaagaagcaagaCTAGCTGGAGGTGCTTGGAATATAGCCTAGATTTCAGGCAAGGGATTTCGAGCAAACGTGGTGTAGCCGTGGATAGCTGCTGTGTGTTTGTTTGCTGTGATTTTTAGGAATTGCATGGAAAATGCGTGCACAGGACATTAACCCGTAAAAGATGTTCACAGAGAAACAGTAATCGCCTGTAGCAACCATTTCTCGAGACTATCAGGATCATTTCTAAACCCACGTAAGTGCACAGATCAAAAGCCAAGATGAGC contains these protein-coding regions:
- the MRPL28 gene encoding mitochondrial 54S ribosomal protein mL40 (similar to Ashbya gossypii AFR463C), which gives rise to MRLQGCGLSGGVNGSVLSSPTRVFVRGKRTKSKSSLSPQVQRAVTQLSVLSASRKQPKLLKLCNEDLIKHQTIQTCWSQYQKNLREERQAQMRLQYESMQTAMNLLKQVDGSLFEAANAKEVGKRFPLELRVPTEYPPNKIWHYEFKDKN
- the STP1 gene encoding Stp1p (similar to Ashbya gossypii AFR461C); translated protein: MSSGKLLDTEESVIRRVSRTVVSWFKSLAVQVASGGSVVEKGTKVCSDVGYGIEKSRSLKLKDGVNGVGRRGELLLFPAKHNVDQTLGLKSSVIPCSIDFSSLQSPISMNRTPDGNMEWKLNTGAQLDARMQHEKLEEPLSPRSSSSTAVPRGEDGEGGKEKYVCHYCDAEFRIRGYLTRHIKKHAVEKAYHCPFFNGCSPPETRCHTTGGFSRRDTYKTHLRSRHFIYPEGVKTQDRNRSPGHCAHCGKWFENTSKWIEKHIESGYCTGLPEGTVLPAKSARKAGKLKMIKTSTGRSRFITTQQSVVEPKVLLNKEAIEAMQIVVNETNSSGQPALTKLSDNRIMLNSTNFKGEPKTKKAVKRQRRRKFEVNPYMIAQAPSSAASFISMNRVSTTSTAPNHVLNAQMQHQNIHSIPNQNVMANYSFTTPDEAPLDEICLSLNPSPADDAGLEPVRSASSLSSHECNQSTGNDMNKLLYPLITSNPLNLNDPYSVPLDVEQMAFTIPMVEPSTTAPTYRFEEEPQINVILNNQMDPVKLGERQLRETQQYLKFYNYNFDSSL
- the YMD8 gene encoding Ymd8p (similar to Ashbya gossypii AFR462C), which translates into the protein MMPLPVLVFGWYIFSITLLVYNKWMFDSHRGHSIPYPIFITSLHQVVLWFISYIYLRAKKQLNTEAPRNWRFHVKYIVPTALASAGDIGFGNASFKFIPLTIHTIVKSSSIAFVLLFGCISRLEKFHPKLALVVLFMFSGVVLMVYKPETESKEHRTDEELLGFFLVLASSCLSGLRWVYTQLTLHHASGSADISSSPTTAIHDLKKKNPVHTISQLAPIMGAVLFVTALIIEQPFSTILETSLVRWEGHGTVSAISRGIVMLVSPGIAVFAMTLCEFAILQTAPVLTLSIAGVVKELLTILISMLILKETLGFYNWIGMIVILLNVCYYNYYRYTQNSEPSKNYHPLENDLDITCELQTIDISISSESSESHLS